Genomic window (Oncorhynchus mykiss isolate Arlee chromosome 21, USDA_OmykA_1.1, whole genome shotgun sequence):
ttatttttttatgaacATGGCCCAGAAACCTTAGATAAAATTACCTAGATTTCAGCTCATAGGGCTCTAGTCCCATTGTTCCTTTGACTCTCTGCTAATCAAAAAAATGTTTCTTCCTTAGGTGGACCCTGACAAGTACAAGAGCATTGGCAAAGGCTTCTCCCTCACATTGAAGGAGGATGGAGCCCGAGGGCTGGCAAAGGGCTGGGCCCCTACCTTCATCGGCTACTCCATGCAGGGTCTCTGCAAGTTTGGCTTCTATGAGATGTTCAAGATCTTCTACAGTGACATGCTTGGAGAGGTCAGTCAGGGGTAGGAACCAATGTGGGGAGAAACCAACACTGTTGGATTCCAGTGTTTACAGTATTTTAAAGGAACAGTTCACCCACCAAAAATAATTAATTGCATGCTAATTACCAGACGCTTTTATGCAATTACAGTACAGTGAGCACTTACATTTTTAGTATTTATATGTAATCCCTGTGGGACTTTTAACATGGCATTGGTTTTGCTAGCCCACACAGGACCACAACTGACTTCGCCCCCTCTCATCTAACAGGAGAACACCTACCTGTGGAGGACATCCCTGTACCTGGCTGCGTCTGCCAGTGCAGAGTTCTTTGCTGACATTGCCCTGGCCCCCATGGAGGCTTGCAAAGTGCGTATCCAGACCTGCCCCGGCTACGCCAACAACCTCAGACAGTGTGCTCCCAAGATGTTTGCAGAGGAGGGAGTATGGGCGTGAGTAGATATTGTGTTTGCGATGTTATTaggtttttgtatttgttttggtGGCTGTGTAACCTGTAAAGGTATTCCATCCTTCTCAGGGACAGCTATGAGGTGTATGCTTTTGTTCCTACACTAGGTGAACAAACCTGCTTCAACTTGTGGCCTTTATTAGATTGTGTGTTTCATGGCTGGTATGAAACATAAACCTGCAAAAGTAATTCTTGCTCCCAATAGCTGATTTGAGAGGTTACCACCAAACACGCTCCTTAGATCCACCTCTGGAGGGCACTCCTGTGCTGATGCTGTTGTCTGAGTGCTGCAGCTCCAGCCTGGAGGCCCTCAGCAGCTTTTTGGCTGTACAGTTGGAGGTGCTTGAGTCATTGGCGTGTGAGAGCAGTCTACCTGCCTCCCAGCACCCCTGCTGCACTGGCAACCCTCAGTTCCACTGACGGGACCCTACCAGTAGAGCTATGCTGGGGGATGGACAATCCCATAGGCCCTAATGGTATTTTCCAGGTTTGCGCCTTGATAGTTTAACGTAGTTTGTTCTCATCTCCGTTTCCACTATTGTGTGGGGAAAATTGACTGTTGAAAGTCGGTGCCTTGTTAGTGACCACCATATTGACGAGAACTCTGATCTGTATGTACGGAACTTTCAGGTTCTACAAGGGTGTGGTTCCCCTGTGGATGCGGCAGATCCCCTACACCATGATGAAGTTTGCCTGCTTTGAGAGGACCGTGGAGCTGCTCTACAAACACGTGGTGCCCAAACCACGTGCTGACTGCACCAAGTCCGAACAGCTGATCGTCACCTTCACGGCCGGCTACATCGGTGAGTAGTAGTACCACAGGAAATAGGATGAAGGTGGGTCTAGGAGCTCACCTTGAGTCATGTTTGTGTTGTCCTCGTAATAACTAAGGTACATATTAACGTTTTGCtatggtgtgcactaatgaatacgacccaggtCTCTCTGGGTAAGTAGTTGCCATTggtcacagatctaggatcatgtTACGCTTCCACAATTTGGTTAGGATTTggatttgtcacgtgcgccgaatacaacaggtgttgaccttagtgaaatgcttacctacaaaccctaaccaacaatgtagttttaaaaataataagaaataaaaggtAACAAATacttagagcagcagtaaaataacaatgccCCCACACTTTcactctaccggtaccccctgtatatagcctcgctattgttattttactgctgctctttaagtatttgttactttttatttcttattcttcttTTTTAAGCGTAatatgatcctagatctgtgaccAATGGCAACTACTTACCCAGAGAGacctgggtcgtattcattagtgcacaccataGCAAAATGTTGTGCAACGGAAAATGAAAACAAGTGTTACTTATTGGACATGTACAGGtagttgtccctccctgtttcaatcagttttcttccatttggtgacGGACAAAGACGACCCTGGCTTCTGTTTGATGGTATATAGTGGTCCTATATCGCAGTGTGTGCTGATGATTTGTCTGTCCCCTGCAGCTGGTGTGTTCTGTGCCATCGTGTCCCACCCAGCGGACTCAGTGGTGTCTGTACTGAACAAGGAGAGTGGCAGCACCGCCGTCCAAGTGCTCAAGAAGCTGGGACCTAAAGGTGAGTGGACAACCGTAGGGCTTGTCTCATTTAGGAAACACATCCTTCCTCAAAGTTGTCACCGATGTGATTTGGTACCTCGGGGTACTTTATCCAATCAAACCCTCTCAGGTTACT
Coding sequences:
- the LOC110500267 gene encoding phosphate carrier protein, mitochondrial isoform X3, with product MDRAATSLPQQLLVDPDKYKSIGKGFSLTLKEDGARGLAKGWAPTFIGYSMQGLCKFGFYEMFKIFYSDMLGEENTYLWRTSLYLAASASAEFFADIALAPMEACKVRIQTCPGYANNLRQCAPKMFAEEGVWAFYKGVVPLWMRQIPYTMMKFACFERTVELLYKHVVPKPRADCTKSEQLIVTFTAGYIAGVFCAIVSHPADSVVSVLNKESGSTAVQVLKKLGPKGVWKGLVARIIMIGTLTALQWFIYDSVKVYFRLPRPPPPEMPESLKKKLGLTE
- the LOC110500267 gene encoding phosphate carrier protein, mitochondrial isoform X1, which translates into the protein MYPNTLTQLSRANPFNAPLFSLQEIEEPKQSLPANGQSRNLAAAAIADSADVSCEFGSTKYYALCGFGGILSCGLTHTAVVPLDLVKCRIQVDPDKYKSIGKGFSLTLKEDGARGLAKGWAPTFIGYSMQGLCKFGFYEMFKIFYSDMLGEENTYLWRTSLYLAASASAEFFADIALAPMEACKVRIQTCPGYANNLRQCAPKMFAEEGVWAFYKGVVPLWMRQIPYTMMKFACFERTVELLYKHVVPKPRADCTKSEQLIVTFTAGYIAGVFCAIVSHPADSVVSVLNKESGSTAVQVLKKLGPKGVWKGLVARIIMIGTLTALQWFIYDSVKVYFRLPRPPPPEMPESLKKKLGLTE
- the LOC110500267 gene encoding phosphate carrier protein, mitochondrial isoform X2, whose amino-acid sequence is MYPNTLTQLSRANPFNAPLFSLQEIEEPKQSLPANGQSRNLAAAAIAEGDSCEFGSRKYLLLCGFGGIISCGTTHAALVPLDLVKCRMQVDPDKYKSIGKGFSLTLKEDGARGLAKGWAPTFIGYSMQGLCKFGFYEMFKIFYSDMLGEENTYLWRTSLYLAASASAEFFADIALAPMEACKVRIQTCPGYANNLRQCAPKMFAEEGVWAFYKGVVPLWMRQIPYTMMKFACFERTVELLYKHVVPKPRADCTKSEQLIVTFTAGYIAGVFCAIVSHPADSVVSVLNKESGSTAVQVLKKLGPKGVWKGLVARIIMIGTLTALQWFIYDSVKVYFRLPRPPPPEMPESLKKKLGLTE